The Mytilus galloprovincialis chromosome 7, xbMytGall1.hap1.1, whole genome shotgun sequence genome has a window encoding:
- the LOC143083004 gene encoding NADH dehydrogenase [ubiquinone] flavoprotein 3, mitochondrial-like — protein MASSALTRKLASYSCVLRGYLPRLYSTGEDKGPAKEKKPAKKETVAKAEEPKTEPFDNSQYKSIEYYQYNDLSYYDIENDMSEFRLPQQSKFVPA, from the exons ATGGCTTCTTCTGCTTTAACAAGAAAATTGGCAAGCTATTCCTGTGTTTTACGA GGATATTTACCACGGCTGTACAGTACAGGTGAAGATAAAGGTCCAGCAAAAGAAAAGAAACCTGCCAAGAAGGAAACTGTTGCCAAAGCTGAAGAACCTAAGACTG AGCCATTTGACAACTCCCAGTATAAATCAATAGAGTACTACCAGTATAATGATCTGTCTTATTATGATATAGAGAATGATATGTCTGAGTTTAGGCTACCACAACAGTCTAAATTTGTTCCAgcttaa